Genomic DNA from Corylus avellana chromosome ca4, CavTom2PMs-1.0:
AAGCTTTCTTCAGTAAAAAGATGTGAATCTAAGCTTCCATTGGGCATCAACTCATAGACAAGTAAGAGTTCTCTTCTTTCATGACACCATCCAATGAGTTGCACCAAATTCCTATGTCTCAATTgactaataatttttacttcatATACATACTCCTTTATCCCCTGTTTAGACCCTTTTGACACCCTCTTAACAGCAATGAAGGAATTTGAGTCCCTTAAAAACCCTTTGTAAACCCCACCAAATCCTCCTTGGCCTAACTTTTCTTCATCATTAAAATTATTCGTGGCATAAGCCAATTCATTAAATGAAAACCTCTTCGGCCGTGTTTCCCTTTGAAATTCGTCATCCATGTACCTATCAATGGCAAGATCCTCTTCTGCTTCTGCGTCCCTCCTATTCCTCTTCCAAAAGCCAAATATAATTAAAGCAAACCCACCAAGAAAAATAGATTTACCAACACCCAACCCCACGGCTAATCCTAACCTCTTGTTTTTCCTTCGGTTAGGGGCCGAATTCGGGCTTGGACTACCTGCCACTGTCGTATCTTCCAAACTTGAGTTAAAATCCCATGTACGAATTGTATGCATTGCAGAAGTATTTCCTGTTGCGGCTGAGAATCCAAAAGTTACACATTTAGCTAAGTGATCTCTCAAATCAACAATATAAGAAAGAGATTGCCATACGGTAGCATTGTTTATGAGACCAGTGAAGAGAACACTCAAATTATGAGAACTTGAATTACAACTAATCCAAGCTTCATTAATTCTCCCATCCATAATAGATATTCTACTCCCCTGCCATGACACAGTAGCAACAGATAGCATGGATTTTATATCAATACCTACATGTTGGCCACGCGGATCATATTCATTTGAATAGATGTCAAACTCCACTACAGCAAAAGTATTTTCCGTCGAATTTAATGGCTGGTAATCCCTGGCAAGACCCATAGCGCCACCTTTGGTGACAGGATTAGGAATTGTTGATCCATTAGGAGCAAGAAAGAAGGTAATCCCATCTccattgttagttcttgtgtgggcttaattcagttccaaaatgtaaaTGCTACTGTTCACAaactcaaacactgatatagaatgctcataatctaatctccaccgttcataatgtagattcatgtgttatgaacgtccctgcaaaagttcagctcaatcggaccacaaacgcccatccatcggagctgttgatcaaggctggacagcatttccaaaatgctgtttcacccattgcatgctcggtccggacaggccttccccgggtccggaacgcatttccagaaactccaTTTTTGCTCCATAAAACCGTGCCCGGACAGCCCGTAcatattatgcccaaaaatgtgtttttagtaggcccaggtctagggtttgatgtatatatatatagaagagatAGACGAATTTTTGCTCCCTGAGAGTTTGTCGGAGGCTATGCTAaaagagatcatatgtggtgagcgttaaattgaatctcttagagttttacctattcctttgataaatctatagttgagaagtctattggaagggtccggtaaaggagaatcacggtaagaagattgtgagtaaggagacgagttgtaggcttgtcgatcttacagagccaaggtcttgcaaagggttgtaagtgttcctagtgtctgtaatctctggataatttTGAGGCTTTTAGGAAAACTTTATTAGAGTTTGGAAGAGCTGGTGGGCAAATTGAGGCTTTTAGGAAAACTTTATTAGAGTTCGGGTTGGCTAATCTGGGTTTTTGCAAGCCTAAGTTTACATGGAATAATGGACGGGAAGGGGAGAGCTTCATACAAGAAAGGATAGGCAGAGGGGTGGCAAATATGGAATGGCGTGAGATTTATCCCAATGCAGGTGTCTTTACCGTACCCACTTGTAGCTCGGATCATGTTGCAATTGTCATTAATTTATTGGATGCTAGTTGTGAAGGCAGAAATAGAATTAACTTTCGTTATGAAACACAATGGGCAAAGGAGAAAAGTTTCAAGGAGGTAGTAAGAaaagtttggaggaaaaaattttattatgatGATAAATGGAGAAATATGAATAGTAAGCTTAATAACTGTACACATGGGCCATTACAATGGAGGAAAAAAGTGTATGGTTCATCGGAGAGAGAGctgaaaaataaaacccaacaGCTTATAAATCTGTAAAGTGTCGAGGGTCCCCAAAATAGACCGAAAATTGAAGAATTATAAAGGGAGATGCATGATCTGTTGGAGAAGGAAGAACTTAAGTGGAAGAAACGATCCAAGCAGGTTTGGCTCAAAGAGGGAGATAGAAATACGAAATATTTTCATGCTTGTGCGAATCAAAGGCGACGGTGTAATTATATTGCAAGTATTCAAGATGAGCAGGGAGTTAGATGGGAGTCTACTGAAGGTGTGGAGCAAGCTTTTACTTAGTTTTTTGGCAACCTTTTCAAATCGGCAGATCCTGTGGATTCCAAAAGATGTCTTCGTACTTTAGGCTGTCGAGTTACAAATGAGATGAATGATATGTTGGACCGAGATTTCACAAAGGAAGAAATTTTTGCTGCTCTACAACAAATGTCACCCCATAAAGCCCTGGGTCCAGATGGCTATATGGCAGGATTTTATCAGGAAAATTGGGAGCTAGGTGATGAGGTAAGCCAAACAATTCTTGTTATTCTTAATTATGGTTTTATTGATGCCTAGCTTAATTTCACTACATAGCCCTCATACCTAAGAATAGAAATCCTGCTAGAGTATCAAAGTTTAGGCCTATTAGCCGTTACAATGttttttacaaaatcatttCAAAGGTTATtgctaatagattaaaagtagTTTTGCCCCATTTGATCTCCCCGaaccaaagtgcttttatcACAGGGCAGTTGATAACAGATAATATGTTGGCGGCATATAAGACTTTACATACTATGCACACTCGTATATGGGGTAAAGAGGGGTTCATGGCAATCAAGCTATACATGAGTAAAGCTTATGATCGGGTGGAGTGGTGTTTTTTGGAGGCCGTTATGAGGCGTTTGGGCTTTATAGAAAAATGGATCAATATTATAATGATGTGTATTAGGTCTATTAGCTATGCGAATCTTGTTAATGGTAATCTGGTGGGTCATATCTATCCATCCAGGGAATTACGACAAGGAGACCCAATCTccccttatttatttatgatttgTGTTGAAGCATTGAGCTCCCTTTTGTCAAGGGCAGATCGAAAAGGATATATTCGGGGGGTGCCTACCTCAAAAAAAGGTCATCGTCTTAACcatcttttctttgcagatgatCGCTTATTGTTTTGTAGAGCTGGTAAGTGTCATTGGAATAGATTGACAAAGCCATTGAAAAGTTATGAGGATGCGTTGGGGNNNNNNNNNNNNNNNNNNNNNNNNNNNNNNNNNNNNNNNNNNNNNNNNNNNNNNNNNNNNNNNNNNNNNNNNNNNNNNNNNNNNNNNNNNNNNNNNNNNNttttacctgctgatttcattgtattggatgtggaagaatcccctatgccatcacctttacctattatcttaggaaaaccctttatgagaactgctgatactacaataagtgtgaaaaagggtattgtgagtataaaggtgaatggtgagacaatagaattcaaaatattcgaggcattgaaattaccttaagaagatttagaatgctttgatgtttgtatgatccaagatgTTAGTGAGACAGTTTTCCAGGAacaacataaagatccattggaggccaccctcacctatagttcacaaggcaggacattgagccagaAACGGAAGATGTTattgatgacatcattgaaaccaTGCACCTCCTTGAGGTCTctccaaaatattcaagtaagtacactcctccctttgagattcttgagcctactaatacttctcttgttccttctattttCCAAGCACCAAagttggaattgaagcaattgccagaacACCTAACAGATGCctacttaggagaaaacaagacactaccgggtcataattgctgcaaatctgagttgtgaggaagaagaaaagctgttgagagttCTTCGAGAGCATAAAATGGCTTTGGGGTGGACCATTACTGACTTCAAGGGAATAAGTCCAgtcaagtgcatgcatcaaatcttccttgaagacgaagcaaaggcaaccagggatgcacagagaagactcaatCCACACATGAAGGGGGTAGTtaaggcagaggtattaaaactactgGATGTGGGCATtatctatcccatctcagacagtaaatgggtcagtccagtccaagtagttccaaaaaagagtgggatcacagtggtgaagaatgaagatgatgagctgatacctacaagagtaaccactggtTGGAGGGTATCCACTGATTACAGAAAGCTGAACAAAGTGACAAGAAAATACCACTTCCCCTACCCTTCATCGATCAAATGCTAGAAAGGTTAGCCGGTCATAGCTACTActgcttcttggatgggtacagtggctacaatcagattgcaatagcaccagaggatcaagagaagaccaccttcacgtgtccttttggcacattcacctacagaaggatgccatttggattatgcaatgcaccagccacattccaaagatgcatgatgagcattttttccgatatggtggagaaatccattaaggtatttatggatgacttcagtgtttttgggtctagttttgatgaCTGCCTCCACCATCTAAAGAATGttctcaagagatgtgaagaatgcaacctagtgctcaattggaaaaaatgccacttcatggttcaacaaggcattgtattggtcactctatttcaagcaagggcattggGGTAGATAAGgctaagattgacatcatctccaaacttcccccacctctgACAGTAAAGGGGttgaggagttttcttggacatgccgggttctatagaaggttcatcaaggatttctccaagatctctagacccctttGTGCATTGCTAGCaaaggaggccaagtttgaatggactaaagaatgcatgactgccttcaacacactaaaaaagctgctcacatctgcaccaataatgagggcacctgattggagtctaccatttgagctcatgtgtgatgccagtgactttgccttgggagctgtcttgggtcaaagaatcaataaggtacctcatgccatttattatgcttatagaacattgaatgatgctcagctaaattattctaccactaagaaagaattattagctgtcatatttgctttggagaagtttagatcgtacctaattggttctaaggtcattatattcactgatcatgctgcgttgagatatttgtttgctaaaaaGGATGCAAAGCCGAGATTGATtagatgggtattattactacaagagtttgaccttgagatcAAAGACAAGAAGggtagtgagaatgtggtggcagatcacctATCCAGACTACTTCATGAGGAAGATGGAGATCAGCtcccattgaatgaaaatttccCAGATGAGCAGCTATTTGTAGTTGAGGTCCAACccccatggtatgcagatattgtGAATTACATAGctgccaaggtttttcctccaggtatgtctagtcaagaaaagAAGAGGTTGATGTCCATATCTAGACAGTTCCATTGAGATGACCCCTATCTGTTCAAATTCTGCCcggatcaaatcattagaaggtgtgtctcaGAAGACGAGAATTTTAGCATTTTGCAGCATTGTCATCAATTTGCTTGTGGAGGatactttggggccaagagaacagcgcttaaggtattacataaggtattacaatctgttTTTTcttggcctaatgtgtttaaagatgcctttttgttttgcagctcttgtgatagatgccagagaATCGGTAACATCTCCTCCAGAAACCAGatgccattgcaaaatattcaagtggtAGAGATTTTCGAtgtatggggtattgacttcatgggaccatttcctaactcgtatggttatctttatattattgtGAGTgaggattatgtgtctaaatgggtcaaggctgtcccctcaaagactaataatcacaaagtggttgtgaagtttttctaGGATAATATCTTTGCTAGGTTTGGGACGCCAAGGGCAATAATAAGTGATGGCGGCAGCCACTTCAACAATTATGCTTTTGCTGCTTCgataaagaagtatgggatcacccataaggttggcactccataccatcctcaaaccagtGGTCAAGGGGAGATAAGTAACCGAGAAATCAAAAGCATACTAGAAAGGACAGTGAATCCCAGCAGGAAGGATTGGTCTctacgcttgaatgatgcactatgggcttataggactgcaTACAAGACGCCTATCGATATGTCCCCATATCGATTagtttttgggaaagcatgtcatctaccagtggagttggagcacaaagcatattgggccattAAGAAGTTCAACTTCAACATGCACCAAGCTGGTGACAAGAGGAAACTACAACTGAATGACCTGGAGGAATTATGGCATGATGCTTATGAGAATGCaaagctctacaaggaaagaaccaaggCATACCATGACAAGCTACTGGTCAGGAAAGAATTTCATGATGGACAAAAGGTATTaatctataattcaagattgagaCTATTGCCTGGAAAACATAAGTCAAGATGGTTTGGCCCCTGTATGGTCACCAAAGTATTTCCTCATGGAGCTGTGGAGGTCTATAGTCCACAAAAATGTCAAtcattcaaggtgaatggacacagAGTGAAGCCATACATTGAAGTGAACTTTGCACCACGAGATCGAGATTTGGCATCacaagatttggcactccagGCTGTCCAATATGTAGCACCACCATCAGAAGCATCTTCTTCAGGACAGCAATAAGAGTGGACCacaagtctggctgaagacattaaacttagcgctcatgggaggcaccccatagtttaccagttattttgttgtttttcacttcatatttagttttatttttttttcattttacttgttttcatgttttcttgtttttcagggacaagtgtgcttgcgattcaagtttgggggtgtgcttgGAGCCATGCATTTCCGGACTATGTTgtccatatcccgggtaaattctttccttaatttagacacattggggacaatgtgtaatttaagtttgggggtatgggagacactttacacacactttgtcccagttttattttatttttatttgtgaaaaatcaaaaagaaaaaaatatatgcatgatcatgtttgtcttaaaattttggttgatcttaaaaattgcgatttgatttcattgatgAGCTTAAAagtttgaacacatgatctaataattgagtttttcaattgagaattcacatgtttgatctaatcttacacaagcacattagcacataatttgtggaaTATGACATGAAActttaatgtgtgtgtttctatgttttaagtgaaactggatgatttattagatggataccttggcatatatatatgtgtgaaaaagaaaaaaaaaatgatcattgataagcttttcattgagtaactggacttcttgcctcaaagcattgagtatttacgtcaaaaggtgaagaattttaatttggttaatgtcatggttagtttggtttcatagcctttttgactcgagttagtaagttctaggggtgtctctacacctaatgccctaaaaccatctggtttgggagtcattgacttaacacttgttacatgggtcaattagaaagcttaaggggggccaaacattgcacaacttgataagaaa
This window encodes:
- the LOC132177957 gene encoding uncharacterized protein LOC132177957; translated protein: MHQAGDKRKLQLNDLEELWHDAYENAKLYKERTKAYHDKLLVRKEFHDGQKVLIYNSRLRLLPGKHKSRWFGPCMVTKVFPHGAVEVYSPQKCQSFKVNGHRVKPYIEVNFAPRDRDLASQDLALQAVQYVAPPSEASSSGQQ
- the LOC132177956 gene encoding L-type lectin-domain containing receptor kinase IX.1-like; the encoded protein is MGLARDYQPLNSTENTFAVVEFDIYSNEYDPRGQHVGIDIKSMLSVATVSWQGSRISIMDGRINEAWISCNSSSHNLSVLFTGLINNATVWQSLSYIVDLRDHLAKCVTFGFSAATGNTSAMHTIRTWDFNSSLEDTTVAGSPSPNSAPNRRKNKRLGLAVGLGVGKSIFLGGFALIIFGFWKRNRRDAEAEEDLAIDRYMDDEFQRETRPKRFSFNELAYATNNFNDEEKLGQGGFGGVYKGFLRDSNSFIAVKRVSKGSKQGIKEYVYEVKIISQLRHRNLVQLIGWCHERRELLLVYELMPNGSLDSHLFTEESLLIWAMWYKVAEGLGSALLYLHEEWEQCVELKVAFSLSMLSAIKASKPHQLLGIPKIYSQKFQLHAAIILEIRRN